From a single Streptomyces misionensis genomic region:
- the iolB gene encoding 5-deoxy-glucuronate isomerase, giving the protein MTSTDLHLPRGTAASAEYAVDIGPRRAGWTYGALRVVELPPGGGHTFITGDSEYIVLPLEGGCTVRIEENEFQLLGRESVFAGTTDFAYAPRDARVQIASGAGGRFALAGAKCERRLPARYGPAPEVPVEHRGSGGCARQVRNFAAADTFACDRLIAVEVLTPGGNWSSYPPHKHDEHRPGEECELEEIYYFEIEGGGLGYQRVFPSRAGGADVLAEVRSGDVVLVPDGWHGPSIAQPGHAMYYLNVMAGPGETREWRIRFHPDHTETTGGYR; this is encoded by the coding sequence ATGACCAGCACCGACCTGCATCTGCCGCGGGGCACCGCCGCGAGCGCCGAGTACGCCGTCGACATCGGCCCGCGGCGGGCCGGGTGGACGTACGGCGCACTGCGCGTCGTCGAACTGCCCCCGGGTGGTGGCCATACGTTCATCACCGGGGACAGTGAGTACATCGTGCTTCCGCTGGAAGGCGGATGTACCGTTCGAATCGAGGAAAACGAGTTCCAACTCCTGGGCCGGGAGAGCGTGTTCGCGGGGACCACCGACTTCGCGTACGCGCCCCGGGACGCCCGGGTCCAGATCGCCTCCGGCGCGGGAGGCCGCTTCGCCCTGGCAGGAGCGAAGTGCGAGCGACGACTCCCCGCCCGCTACGGCCCCGCGCCGGAGGTCCCCGTCGAACACCGCGGCAGCGGCGGCTGCGCCCGCCAGGTGCGCAACTTCGCCGCCGCCGACACCTTCGCGTGCGACCGGCTGATCGCCGTCGAGGTGCTCACCCCCGGCGGCAACTGGTCCTCGTACCCGCCGCACAAGCACGACGAGCACCGGCCCGGCGAGGAGTGCGAGCTGGAGGAGATCTACTACTTCGAGATCGAGGGGGGCGGCCTCGGCTACCAGCGGGTGTTCCCCTCCCGAGCGGGCGGCGCCGACGTCCTCGCCGAGGTCCGCTCCGGCGACGTGGTGCTCGTCCCCGACGGCTGGCACGGCCCCTCCATCGCCCAGCCGGGGCACGCCATGTACTACCTGAACGTCATGGCCGGGCCCGGCGAGACACGGGAGTGGCGCATCCGGTTCCACCCCGACCACACCGAGACCACCGGGGGCTACCGATGA
- the iolD gene encoding 3D-(3,5/4)-trihydroxycyclohexane-1,2-dione acylhydrolase (decyclizing): MTIRLTVAQALVRFLAAQHTERDGERRRLIGATWGIFGHGNVAGIGQALVEYADVMPFHQGRNEQSMVHAAVGYARQSGRLSTHAVTTSIGPGATNLVTGAALATVNHLPVLLLPGDVFATRPADPVLQQLEVPYAGDVSVNDALRPVSRYFDRITRPEALIPAALQAARVLTDPLETGAVTLALPQDVQAEAYDWPEEFFAERVWTVRRPGADPAELARAAEAVRAARRPLLVAGGGVHHSRAEAALAAFASATGIPVASTQAGKGSLRYDHPQDVGGIGHTGTATADELARTADLVIGVGTRFTDFTTASGTLFAHPDVRFLSLNIAPHDAHKLAALPLVADARGALEQLTAALSAYRADAAYVAEYTAGKERWERIVDACFAADPADPPTQTQVIGALDAVVDESDIVINAAGSLPGDLHKLWRARSHDQYHLEYGYSCMGYEIPAALGVKLAAPGRNVWALVGDGTYLMMPTELVTAVQEGVAIKVLLVQNHGYASIGGLSASVGGERFGTAYRFRAGDGAYTGAPLPVDLAANAASLGMRVLRARTAGELRTALAEARAADTPTCVYVETKTSDTVSGAPEAQAWWDVPVAATATRSAAVRAREQYERHVSTRRRHL, encoded by the coding sequence ATGACGATCCGGCTCACCGTCGCCCAGGCGCTCGTCCGCTTCCTCGCCGCCCAGCACACCGAACGCGACGGCGAGCGGCGGCGGCTGATCGGCGCCACCTGGGGCATCTTCGGCCACGGCAACGTCGCGGGCATCGGCCAGGCGCTGGTCGAGTACGCGGACGTGATGCCCTTCCACCAGGGCCGCAACGAGCAGTCCATGGTGCACGCGGCCGTCGGCTACGCCCGCCAGTCGGGCCGCCTGTCCACCCACGCCGTGACCACCTCCATCGGGCCCGGCGCCACCAACCTGGTCACCGGCGCCGCCCTCGCCACCGTCAACCACCTCCCCGTCCTGCTGCTCCCCGGCGACGTCTTCGCCACCCGCCCCGCCGACCCGGTGCTCCAGCAGCTGGAGGTGCCGTACGCGGGCGACGTCTCGGTCAACGACGCGCTGCGTCCGGTCTCCCGCTACTTCGACCGGATCACCCGCCCGGAGGCCCTGATCCCGGCCGCGCTCCAGGCCGCGCGGGTGCTCACCGACCCGCTGGAGACCGGCGCCGTCACCCTCGCCCTGCCCCAGGACGTGCAGGCGGAGGCGTACGACTGGCCCGAGGAGTTCTTCGCCGAGCGGGTGTGGACCGTACGGCGGCCGGGCGCGGACCCGGCCGAACTGGCCCGCGCGGCCGAGGCGGTCCGCGCGGCGCGCCGGCCCCTGCTCGTGGCGGGCGGCGGCGTCCACCACAGCCGCGCCGAGGCGGCCCTCGCCGCGTTCGCCTCGGCGACCGGCATCCCGGTGGCCTCCACCCAGGCCGGCAAGGGCTCGCTGCGGTACGACCATCCGCAGGACGTCGGCGGGATCGGCCACACCGGCACCGCGACCGCCGACGAACTGGCGCGCACCGCGGACCTGGTGATCGGCGTCGGCACCCGCTTCACCGACTTCACCACCGCCTCCGGCACCCTCTTCGCCCACCCGGACGTCCGCTTCCTGAGCCTCAACATCGCCCCCCACGACGCCCACAAGCTGGCCGCGCTGCCCCTGGTGGCGGACGCCCGCGGCGCCCTGGAGCAGCTGACCGCGGCGCTGTCCGCGTACCGGGCCGACGCCGCGTACGTGGCGGAGTACACGGCGGGCAAGGAGCGCTGGGAGCGGATCGTCGACGCCTGTTTCGCGGCGGACCCGGCCGACCCGCCGACCCAGACGCAGGTCATCGGCGCGCTCGACGCCGTGGTGGACGAGTCGGACATCGTGATCAACGCGGCCGGATCGCTCCCCGGGGACCTGCACAAGCTGTGGCGGGCGCGGTCGCACGACCAGTACCACCTGGAGTACGGCTACTCCTGCATGGGCTACGAGATCCCGGCCGCCCTCGGCGTGAAGCTGGCGGCCCCCGGGCGGAACGTGTGGGCGCTGGTCGGCGACGGCACCTATCTGATGATGCCGACCGAGCTGGTGACCGCCGTACAGGAGGGAGTCGCGATCAAGGTGCTGCTGGTGCAGAACCACGGGTACGCGTCCATCGGCGGCCTCTCGGCGTCGGTGGGCGGCGAGCGGTTCGGCACCGCGTACCGGTTCCGCGCCGGGGACGGCGCCTACACGGGCGCCCCGCTGCCGGTCGATCTCGCCGCCAACGCGGCGAGCCTCGGCATGCGGGTGCTGCGGGCCCGGACGGCGGGGGAGCTGCGCACGGCGCTCGCCGAGGCGCGCGCCGCCGACACTCCCACATGTGTCTACGTCGAGACCAAAACGTCCGACACTGTGTCGGGCGCGCCCGAGGCGCAGGCCTGGTGGGATGTTCCCGTGGCCGCGACCGCGACCCGGTCGGCCGCGGTCAGGGCACGTGAGCAGTACGAACGGCACGTCTCGACCCGACGCCGCCATCTGTGA
- a CDS encoding Cgl0159 family (beta/alpha)8-fold protein — translation MRAGTPRQPHVDVGELVRLRTRHPEAVAEAAARRVRRPLLNENGRLMIVAADHPARGALGVGGRGLAMANRADLLERLCLALSRPGVDGVLATADILDDLLLLGALDGKVVMGSMNRGGLQGASFELDDRFTGHRPEDIARLGFDAGKLLLRLDYTDPGSLTTLESAARAVDAMAERALPVFVEPFICRRTPEGRLVNDLSAEAVTRSIAIASGLGGSSAYTWLKVPVTADPDDMAEVMATSTLPAVLLGGDIGDSPEGRLAAYEKWRGALRLPTVRGLVAGRSLLYPADGDVAAAVDTAVGLL, via the coding sequence ATGAGAGCCGGTACTCCGCGGCAACCGCACGTGGACGTCGGCGAGTTGGTCCGCCTGCGCACCCGGCACCCCGAGGCCGTCGCCGAGGCCGCCGCCCGCCGGGTGAGGCGCCCGCTGCTGAACGAGAACGGCCGCTTGATGATCGTCGCCGCCGACCACCCCGCCCGGGGCGCGCTCGGCGTCGGGGGGCGGGGGCTCGCCATGGCCAACCGCGCCGACCTGCTGGAGCGCCTGTGCCTCGCACTGTCCCGGCCCGGTGTCGACGGTGTGCTCGCCACCGCCGACATCCTGGACGACCTGCTGCTGCTCGGCGCCCTGGACGGCAAGGTCGTCATGGGCTCGATGAACCGGGGCGGGCTGCAAGGGGCCAGCTTCGAACTGGACGACCGGTTCACCGGGCACCGCCCCGAGGACATCGCCCGCCTCGGCTTCGACGCGGGCAAGCTGCTGCTGCGCCTCGACTACACCGACCCCGGCTCGCTGACCACCCTGGAGTCCGCCGCCCGCGCCGTCGACGCCATGGCGGAACGCGCGCTCCCGGTCTTCGTCGAGCCGTTCATCTGCCGCCGCACCCCCGAGGGCCGGCTCGTCAACGACCTCTCCGCCGAGGCGGTCACCCGCTCCATCGCCATCGCCTCCGGGCTGGGGGGCAGTTCGGCCTACACCTGGCTGAAGGTGCCGGTCACCGCGGACCCCGACGACATGGCCGAGGTCATGGCGACGTCCACGCTGCCCGCCGTGCTGCTCGGCGGCGACATAGGCGACTCGCCCGAAGGACGGCTCGCCGCCTACGAGAAGTGGCGCGGCGCGCTCCGACTGCCCACCGTGCGCGGCCTGGTGGCCGGCCGCTCGCTGCTGTACCCGGCGGACGGCGATGTGGCCGCCGCCGTGGACACCGCCGTAGGACTGCTGTGA